The Lutibacter profundi genome includes a region encoding these proteins:
- a CDS encoding GNAT family N-acetyltransferase, translated as MKIVIANKTHIKYAEIICDTIKESAKIRGTGIAERTPEYIIKRIKNSNAVIAIDKDNFAGFCYIETWDNKEFVVNSGLIVHPNFRNQGLAKKIKKKILEYSKQKYPDAKIFGITTGLAVLKINYELGYQPVTFSELTRDEAFWNGCKTCGNYDVLMRTDKKMCLCTGMLYNPIHKKNEKKHPYNSKVLSRLKKIKQALFLKKNKKQYHGKSSSSI; from the coding sequence ATGAAAATTGTTATAGCTAACAAAACACATATAAAATATGCAGAGATAATTTGTGATACTATCAAAGAATCTGCTAAAATTAGAGGTACTGGTATTGCTGAAAGAACTCCTGAGTATATTATTAAAAGAATTAAAAATAGCAATGCTGTAATAGCAATTGATAAAGACAATTTTGCTGGATTTTGCTATATCGAAACGTGGGATAACAAAGAGTTTGTGGTAAACTCAGGACTTATTGTGCACCCTAATTTTAGAAATCAAGGGTTAGCTAAAAAAATTAAAAAGAAAATTTTAGAATACTCAAAACAAAAATACCCAGATGCTAAAATATTTGGGATTACAACAGGTTTGGCAGTTTTAAAAATTAATTATGAATTGGGATATCAGCCAGTAACTTTTTCTGAATTAACTAGAGATGAAGCTTTTTGGAATGGCTGTAAAACATGCGGTAATTATGATGTTTTAATGAGAACAGATAAAAAAATGTGTTTATGTACAGGAATGCTGTACAATCCAATTCATAAAAAAAATGAAAAGAAGCATCCTTATAATTCAAAAGTATTAAGCAGATTAAAAAAAATTAAACAAGCATTATTTCTAAAAAAGAATAAAAAACAATATCATGGAAAAAGTAGTAGTAGCATATAG
- the argG gene encoding argininosuccinate synthase, giving the protein MEKVVVAYSGGLDTSYCVKYLQHELNLEVHSVLVNTGGFSEEELKVVEAKAYNMGVASHTNKNILDIYYEKAIKFMVYGNVLKNNTYPLSVSAERVFQAIEVVEYAKKIDAKYIAHGSTGAGNDQVRFDMIFQTLAPEIEIITPIRDLKLSRQEEIHYLQKHGVDYPWSKAKYSINKGIWGTSIGGVETLTSHQALPEEAYPSQLEKTTPTDVKLHFKNGELIGLNDEFDSPVNTILKLEAIASKYAIGRDIHVGDTIVGIKGRVGFEAAAATVIIKAHHLLEKHVLSKWQQNLKENMGSTYGMLLHDGQYFEPAMRDLEAFLVNSQKTVTGTVFVTLKPYHFTLNGIESKHDLMKSKFGEYGETNKAWTADDAKGFIKILGTPNKIYHSVNSEL; this is encoded by the coding sequence ATGGAAAAAGTAGTAGTAGCATATAGCGGAGGTTTGGATACTTCCTATTGCGTTAAATATTTACAACACGAATTAAACCTTGAAGTTCATAGTGTTTTGGTAAATACTGGGGGTTTTTCAGAAGAAGAACTTAAAGTTGTTGAAGCAAAAGCGTACAATATGGGAGTTGCTTCACATACAAATAAAAATATTTTAGATATTTATTATGAAAAAGCTATAAAATTTATGGTGTATGGAAATGTATTAAAAAATAATACCTATCCACTTTCTGTAAGTGCTGAACGGGTTTTTCAAGCTATTGAAGTGGTAGAATATGCAAAAAAAATTGATGCAAAATATATTGCACACGGTAGCACAGGTGCAGGAAATGACCAAGTACGATTTGATATGATTTTTCAAACATTGGCTCCAGAAATTGAAATTATAACCCCAATTAGAGATTTAAAACTTTCCCGACAAGAAGAAATTCACTATTTACAAAAACATGGTGTAGATTATCCATGGTCTAAAGCAAAATACTCTATTAATAAAGGAATTTGGGGAACAAGTATTGGAGGTGTAGAGACATTGACCTCTCATCAGGCTTTGCCTGAAGAAGCTTATCCAAGTCAATTAGAAAAAACAACACCTACTGATGTGAAACTTCATTTTAAAAATGGAGAATTAATTGGATTAAACGATGAATTTGACTCGCCGGTAAATACTATTTTAAAGCTAGAAGCTATTGCATCAAAATATGCAATTGGTAGAGATATTCATGTTGGGGATACCATTGTTGGTATTAAAGGAAGAGTAGGTTTTGAAGCGGCTGCAGCAACAGTAATTATTAAAGCTCATCATTTATTAGAAAAACACGTACTATCTAAATGGCAACAAAATTTAAAGGAAAATATGGGTAGTACTTATGGTATGTTACTACATGATGGTCAATATTTTGAACCTGCAATGAGAGATTTGGAAGCCTTTTTAGTAAATTCACAGAAAACAGTTACAGGAACAGTATTTGTAACCTTAAAACCGTATCATTTTACTTTAAACGGAATTGAATCTAAACACGATTTAATGAAATCTAAATTTGGAGAATATGGAGAAACGAATAAAGCGTGGACTGCAGATGATGCAAAAGGCTTTATTAAAATTTTAGGAACTCCAAATAAAATTTATCACAGCGTAAATTCAGAATTATGA
- a CDS encoding aspartate aminotransferase family protein gives MELFDVYPLYSVTPVKAEGAYVWDENNTKYLDLYGGHGVISIGHTHPKYVKALSDQLSKIGFYSNSIQNPLQVELAQKLGKLSGCEDYQLFLCNSGAEANENALKLASFITGKSRIISFTNSFHGRTSAAVAVTDNMKINAPINLQQEVTFLPLNNIELLIQELMKGDVAAVIIEGIQGVGGLDEGTTEFFQQLQEICQEKEALLILDEIQSGYGRSGQFFAFQHHHIQPDIITTAKGMANGFPIGAVLISNKYKAKHGMLGTTFGGNHLACAAAISVLNSIEEENLIANVNEVYKYFLEEIKLVSKVKKVKGKGLMLGIEFDFEVGDLRKKLIFDKHIFTGGSNNKNLLRILPPLNIKKEQIASFINALKELIAS, from the coding sequence ATGGAATTATTTGATGTTTATCCGTTGTATAGTGTTACTCCTGTAAAAGCTGAGGGTGCTTATGTTTGGGATGAAAATAATACAAAATATTTAGATTTATATGGAGGCCATGGCGTAATTTCTATTGGGCATACACATCCTAAATATGTGAAGGCATTGTCTGATCAATTAAGTAAAATTGGGTTTTATTCCAATTCAATTCAAAACCCGTTACAAGTTGAGTTGGCTCAAAAATTAGGGAAATTATCAGGTTGCGAAGATTATCAATTGTTTTTATGTAATTCTGGTGCTGAAGCCAATGAAAATGCGTTGAAATTAGCTTCGTTTATAACTGGGAAAAGTAGAATTATTTCTTTTACAAATTCTTTTCACGGAAGAACCTCAGCAGCAGTTGCAGTTACAGATAATATGAAAATTAATGCGCCTATAAATTTACAGCAAGAAGTTACTTTTTTACCTTTAAACAATATTGAATTGCTAATTCAAGAGCTTATGAAAGGAGATGTAGCAGCAGTAATTATTGAAGGGATTCAAGGGGTTGGTGGTTTAGATGAAGGAACAACAGAATTCTTTCAACAACTTCAAGAAATTTGTCAGGAAAAAGAGGCATTGTTAATTTTAGATGAAATTCAATCTGGTTACGGAAGAAGTGGACAATTTTTTGCGTTTCAACACCATCATATTCAGCCTGATATTATCACCACAGCAAAAGGAATGGCTAACGGATTTCCAATTGGAGCTGTGTTAATTTCTAATAAATACAAAGCTAAACATGGAATGTTGGGAACTACTTTTGGCGGAAATCACTTAGCTTGTGCAGCTGCAATTTCAGTGTTAAATAGTATTGAAGAAGAAAACTTAATTGCTAATGTAAATGAAGTTTACAAATACTTTTTAGAAGAAATTAAATTGGTTTCAAAAGTTAAAAAAGTGAAAGGAAAAGGCTTAATGTTGGGCATTGAATTTGATTTTGAAGTTGGAGACTTACGGAAAAAATTAATTTTTGATAAACATATTTTTACTGGAGGCTCTAACAATAAAAATTTACTGAGAATTTTACCACCATTAAACATAAAAAAAGAGCAAATAGCTTCTTTTATAAATGCATTAAAAGAATTAATAGCATCATGA
- the proC gene encoding pyrroline-5-carboxylate reductase has protein sequence MKIAIIGTGNLGYSIAIGVLAQKSFKVRNLYLTKRNIIALNSLGKLPNVKISTDNKKAVKNSDVIILAVQPNQLQSILEEVKGVINAQTHTIISVATGRKINEIESILGSETAIIRSMPNTAISVGQSMTCLSSNKRGGENIELAKIIFNSLGTTMCIEERLMQSATVICASGIAFWMRLIRATAQGAVQLGFHANEAQELAMQTCLGAASLLSQSGNHPEQEIDKVTTPSGCTIEGLNEMEHQGLSSSIIKGLVTSFEKINQI, from the coding sequence ATGAAAATAGCAATTATAGGAACAGGAAATTTGGGATATTCAATCGCAATAGGTGTTTTAGCTCAAAAAAGTTTTAAAGTTAGGAATTTGTATTTAACAAAAAGAAATATAATAGCATTAAACTCTTTAGGGAAATTGCCAAATGTTAAAATTTCTACTGACAATAAAAAAGCTGTAAAAAATTCTGATGTAATTATTTTGGCAGTTCAACCAAATCAATTACAAAGTATTTTGGAAGAAGTTAAAGGAGTAATAAATGCACAAACACATACTATTATATCAGTAGCAACAGGAAGAAAAATTAATGAAATTGAATCGATTTTAGGAAGTGAAACTGCGATTATTAGGAGTATGCCCAATACAGCAATTTCAGTAGGACAATCTATGACATGTCTAAGTTCAAATAAAAGAGGAGGAGAAAATATTGAATTGGCTAAAATTATTTTTAACTCATTAGGTACAACAATGTGTATTGAAGAAAGATTAATGCAGTCTGCTACTGTAATTTGCGCAAGTGGTATTGCTTTTTGGATGCGTTTAATTCGTGCTACAGCCCAGGGCGCGGTTCAACTAGGGTTTCATGCAAATGAAGCACAAGAGTTAGCTATGCAAACCTGTTTAGGAGCGGCAAGTTTATTATCACAGTCTGGAAATCATCCAGAGCAGGAAATTGATAAAGTAACTACGCCAAGTGGTTGTACAATTGAAGGTTTAAACGAGATGGAACATCAAGGGTTAAGCTCTTCAATAATTAAGGGGTTGGTAACTTCTTTTGAAAAAATTAATCAGATTTAA
- the argC gene encoding N-acetyl-gamma-glutamyl-phosphate reductase produces MIKVGIVGGAGYTAGELIRLLVHHSKVELDFVYSTSNAGNYIYNVHQDLLGSLDLKFTDIINSEIDVLFLCLGHGNSKKFLEQHQFSSTTKIIDLSNDFRLEDDAVFQEKEFVYGLPELKKEAIKSAKNIANPGCFATAIQLALLPLVQHNLIKSSVHINATTGSTGAGVSPSATTHFSWRDNNFSVYKAFTHQHLDEINESLSMLQKGFSEELFFIPNRGNFSRGIFASIYLNFDKNIDIAFQIYEDFYKESPFTHITKIPVHLKQVVNTNNCFIHLEKHNNTLLITSVLDNLLKGASGQAIQNMNLLYGFNETEGLQLKATSF; encoded by the coding sequence ATGATTAAAGTAGGAATAGTTGGTGGCGCAGGTTATACTGCTGGAGAGTTAATAAGATTGTTGGTGCACCATTCAAAAGTTGAATTAGATTTTGTGTACAGTACTTCAAATGCAGGGAATTATATTTACAATGTACATCAGGATTTACTAGGTTCGTTAGATTTGAAATTCACAGATATTATAAATTCAGAAATTGATGTATTGTTTTTGTGTTTGGGACACGGAAATTCTAAAAAGTTTTTAGAACAGCATCAATTTTCTTCAACTACTAAAATTATAGATTTAAGTAACGACTTTAGATTAGAAGACGATGCCGTTTTTCAAGAAAAAGAATTTGTATATGGTTTGCCTGAATTAAAAAAAGAAGCAATAAAATCAGCTAAAAACATTGCAAACCCAGGTTGTTTTGCTACTGCAATTCAATTGGCTTTATTACCATTGGTTCAGCATAATCTAATAAAAAGTTCGGTACATATTAATGCAACAACAGGTTCAACAGGAGCAGGAGTTTCACCAAGTGCAACTACTCATTTTAGTTGGAGAGATAATAATTTTTCAGTGTATAAAGCATTTACGCATCAACATTTAGATGAAATTAATGAGAGTTTGTCAATGTTACAAAAAGGTTTCTCTGAAGAACTATTTTTTATTCCAAATAGAGGGAATTTTAGTAGAGGAATTTTTGCTTCTATTTACTTAAATTTTGATAAAAATATTGATATTGCTTTTCAAATATATGAAGACTTTTATAAAGAATCTCCATTTACGCATATTACAAAAATACCAGTACATTTAAAGCAAGTTGTAAATACAAATAACTGCTTTATTCATTTAGAAAAACACAACAATACATTATTAATTACTTCGGTACTAGATAATTTGTTAAAAGGAGCTTCAGGGCAGGCAATTCAAAACATGAATTTATTGTATGGCTTTAATGAAACTGAAGGGCTACAATTAAAAGCAACATCATTTTAA
- a CDS encoding glutamate-5-semialdehyde dehydrogenase, translating into MNKTLTIQQRNDVLRSMVKLIAAEKVEILNANKLDVNNYNGADLAMYDRLKVDDDKIEGMMLSLQQLIADVDPVGKELYHFIHENGLKITNKSAPFGTVLIIYESRPDVTVEATGIAFKSGNKILLKGGKESINSNLKIVELWHKALKKNNISTEWVEYLNYNRTETQAFLENPTQKVDLIVPRGGEKLIAFVKQNATCPVIVSGRGNNFIYVDTEADLELALKVIINGKTSKISACNAVDKVLINSNLPNNALFIKKLIKKLIEFKVEIFGDAKLSNFDNVSPYKNEDIWNEEFLDYKIVIGSVNSSEEAIAKINKYGGGHSAVIITKNNETANLFMESTDCAAVYQNASTRFTDGGEFGLGGELAISTDKLHHRGPMGLQHLVTNKWFIYGDGQIR; encoded by the coding sequence ATGAATAAAACCTTAACCATACAACAGCGAAATGATGTTTTACGTTCAATGGTAAAATTAATTGCCGCTGAAAAAGTAGAAATATTGAATGCAAACAAATTGGACGTAAACAATTACAATGGTGCAGATTTGGCCATGTACGACCGTTTAAAAGTGGATGATGATAAAATTGAAGGAATGATGTTATCATTGCAACAATTAATAGCTGATGTTGATCCGGTAGGGAAAGAATTATACCATTTCATACATGAAAACGGATTGAAAATTACCAATAAATCAGCACCGTTTGGTACCGTTTTAATCATTTATGAATCTAGACCCGACGTTACTGTTGAAGCAACAGGAATTGCTTTTAAATCGGGAAATAAAATTTTGTTAAAAGGAGGGAAAGAGTCTATAAATTCAAATTTAAAAATTGTTGAGTTGTGGCATAAAGCATTGAAGAAAAATAATATTTCAACTGAATGGGTTGAGTATTTAAATTACAATAGAACGGAAACACAGGCTTTTTTAGAAAATCCAACTCAAAAAGTAGATTTAATAGTACCACGTGGCGGTGAAAAACTAATTGCTTTTGTAAAGCAAAACGCTACTTGCCCTGTAATTGTAAGTGGGCGCGGAAATAATTTTATTTATGTTGATACTGAAGCAGATTTAGAGCTTGCTTTAAAAGTGATAATTAATGGTAAAACATCAAAAATATCAGCTTGTAATGCAGTAGATAAAGTATTAATAAATTCAAACTTACCAAATAACGCATTGTTTATTAAAAAATTAATTAAAAAATTAATTGAATTTAAAGTTGAAATTTTTGGTGATGCTAAATTGTCAAATTTTGATAATGTATCTCCTTATAAAAATGAAGATATTTGGAATGAAGAATTTTTAGATTATAAAATTGTAATTGGAAGTGTAAATTCTTCAGAAGAAGCTATTGCTAAAATCAACAAATATGGAGGTGGACATTCCGCCGTTATTATCACTAAAAATAACGAAACAGCAAATTTATTTATGGAATCAACAGATTGTGCTGCTGTATATCAAAATGCTTCAACTCGTTTTACAGATGGCGGTGAGTTTGGTTTAGGTGGAGAGTTAGCAATAAGTACCGATAAATTGCACCATAGAGGCCCAATGGGATTACAACATTTAGTAACTAATAAATGGTTTATATACGGAGATGGACAAATCAGATAA